The following proteins are co-located in the Manihot esculenta cultivar AM560-2 chromosome 7, M.esculenta_v8, whole genome shotgun sequence genome:
- the LOC110619274 gene encoding DEAD-box ATP-dependent RNA helicase 42, producing the protein MEDVKHKSRKEDSERKEEDSKRSHRDRDKERNGERHRDRDKSRRSEREKSVESEDKYERERDKHRRSRDDERERPKDRKRDRDRDRDSEREEKRDRAREKEREKRERDREERERERDRERERRERDREERERERERERERERREREREKEKEKEKEKEKEREREREKERERERRTREKEKRREVTSDNDSGDESREHDRKRRKRDDNEYGERSREQGTGSRSNRHRDDSEGSPRKRIVEDDTDKKEKKTREDELEDEQKRLDEEMEKRRRRVQEWQELRRKKEESERDKHGEVANVDKPNTGKTWTLEGDSDDDEAPPTETSEADMELDENSKPNKDAGDAMVIDFKNGTAALENGGDDVIGDEEIDPLDAFMNSMVLPEVEKLNNAVITQNVDDNKVELKKDKKEEGSNREQLKRGFNKSLGRIIPGDDSDSDYGDLENDENPLDDEDDDEFMKRVKKTKAEKLSVVDHSKIDYKPFRKNFYIEVKEASRMTSEEVATFRKQLELKIHGKDVPKPVKTWHQTGLTSKILETIKRLNYEKPMPIQAQALPIIMSGRDCIGIAKTGSGKTLAFVLPMLRHIKDQPPVEAGDGPIGLIMAPTRELVQQIHSDIRKFSKVLGIRCVPVYGGSGVAQQISELKRGTEIVVCTPGRMIDILCTSGGKITNLRRVTYLVMDEADRMFDMGFEPQITRIVQNIRPDRQTVLFSATFPRQVEILARKVLNKPVEVQVGGRSVVNKDITQLVEVRPESDRFLRLLELLGEWYEKGKILIFVQSQDKCDALFRDLLKHGYPCLSLHGAKDQTDRESTISDFKSNVCNLLIATSVAARGLDVKELELVINFDVPNHYEDYVHRVGRTGRAGRKGCAITFISEEDARYAPDLVKALQLSEQVVPDDLKALADGFMAKVNQGLEQAHGTGYGGTGFKFNEEEDEKRIAAKKAQAKEYGFEEDKSDSEDEDEGVRKAGGDISRQAAFAQHLVAIAAASKGTTSSIPTAISAAQLLPHGGLPVSLPGVMGLTLPGAATVLPGAGLPVVSNDNTVKAITAAYNLQQNLAKIQADAMPEHYEAELEINDFPQNARWKVTHKDTLVPISEFFGAAITTRGQYFPPGRIPGPGERKLYLFIEGPSETSVKKAKTELKRVLEDITNQALSLPGGAQPGRYSVL; encoded by the coding sequence ATGGAGGATGTGAAACATAAATCTAGAAAGGAAGATTCagaaaggaaggaggaggattcGAAGAGGAGCCACCGTGATCGTGATAAGGAGAGAAATGGAGAGAGGCATCGGGACAGAGATAAAAGCCGACGTTCTGAGAGAGAGAAGAGTGTTGAGTCTGAAGACAAATATGAGAGAGAGCGAGACAAGCATAGAAGGAGCCGAGATGATGAAAGAGAAAGACCCAAGGATAGGAAGAGAGATAGAGATAGGGACAGAGACAGTGAGAGGGAAGAGAAAAGAGATAGGgcgagagagaaagagagagagaagagggaACGTGATAGAGAAGAACGGGAGcgggagagagatagagagagggagagaaggGAACGTGACAGAGAAGAGCGAGAGAGGGaaagggagagggagagggagagggagaggagggaaagggaaagggaaaaggaaaaggaaaaggaaaaggaaaaggaaaaggaaagagaaagagaaagggaaaaggaaagagaaagagagaggagGACAAGAGAAAAGGAGAAGCGCAGAGAAGTTACCAGTGATAACGATAGTGGTGATGAATCCAGGGAGCATGATAGGAAGCGTCGGAAGAGAGATGATAATGAATATGGGGAGAGATCACGTGAGCAGGGTACTGGCAGCAGGTCAAACAGGCACAGGGATGATAGTGAAGGGAGCCCAAGAAAAAGGATTGTTGAAGACGACACAgataagaaagagaaaaagactAGAGAGGATGAATTAGAGGATGAACAGAAGAGATTAGATGAAGAAAtggagaagaggagaagaagagttCAGGAGTGGCAAGAGTTGAGGAGGAAAAAGGAAGAATCCGAAAGAGACAAGCATGGGGAAGTAGCTAATGTAGACAAACCCAATACAGGTAAAACTTGGACCCTTGAAGGAGATTCTGATGATGATGAAGCTCCTCCCACAGAGACATCAGAAGCGGACATGGAACTAGATGAAAATTCAAAGCCTAACAAAGACGCTGGAGATGCAATGGTGATAGACTTTAAAAATGGGACAGCTGCTTTAGAGAATGGCGGTGATGATGTTATTGGGGATGAGGAAATTGATCCATTAGATGCTTTCATGAATTCCATGGTCTTACCTGAAGTTGAGAAGCTAAACAATGCAGTAATTACTCAAAATGTTGATGATAATAAAGTGGAGTTAAAGAAGGACAAAAAAGAGGAAGGAAGCAATAGAGAGCAGCTGAAGAGAGGCTTTAATAAATCTCTTGGGAGAATAATTCCCGGTGATGATTCTGATTCAGATTATGGGGACCTTGAGAATGATGAAAATCCTTTAGATGATGAGGACGATGATGAGTTCATGAAAAGGGTGAAGAAGACAAAAGCGGAGAAGCTATCTGTTGTTGATCACTCAAAGATTGATTATAAACCTTTCCGGAAAAATTTCTATATTGAAGTGAAGGAGGCATCGAGGATGACTTCAGAAGAGGTTGCTACTTTTAGGAAACAATTAGAACTGAAAATACATGGAAAGGATGTTCCAAAACCAGTTAAAACATGGCATCAAACTGGCCTTACAAGTAAAATTTTGGAGACAATAAAGAGACTGAACTATGAGAAGCCAATGCCGATTCAAGCTCAAGCACTGCCAATAATTATGAGTGGCAGAGATTGCATAGGCATTGCAAAAACTGGCTCTGGCAAAACCCTCGCATTTGTGCTGCCAATGCTGAGGCATATCAAGGACCAGCCACCTGTGGAAGCTGGAGATGGACCAATTGGGCTTATAATGGCTCCTACAAGGGAGCTCGTTCAACAGATACACAGTGATATAAGGAAGTTCTCCAAGGTACTGGGAATTAGATGTGTTCCCGTATATGGAGGCTCTGGTGTTGCCCAACAGATCAGTGAGTTAAAGCGGGGTACTGAGATTGTTGTCTGCACCCCAGGTAGGATGATTGATATACTTTGCACAAGTGGTGGTAAAATTACAAATCTGCGTAGAGTCACTTATCTAGTAATGGATGAAGCAGATAGGATGTTTGATATGGGGTTTGAACCTCAAATCACTAGAATTGTCCAGAATATTCGGCCAGATCGTCAGACTGTTCTCTTTTCTGCTACTTTTCCTCGGCAGGTTGAGATTTTGGCTCGAAAAGTATTGAACAAACctgtggaagtccaggttggTGGGAGGAGTGTAGTTAACAAGGACATAACACAGCTAGTTGAGGTGAGACCAGAAAGTGACAGGTTTTTGAGACTTCTGGAACTACTTGGTGAATGGTATGAGAAGGGAAAAATTCTGATATTCGTCCAATCACAGGATAAATGTGATGCTTTGTTTAGGGATTTGCTGAAGCATGGTTATCCTTGCCTTTCACTTCATGGGGCCAAGGATCAAACAGACCGTGAGTCCACCATTTCTGACTTCAAAAGTAATGTCTGTAATTTGTTGATTGCTACAAGTGTTGCAGCCAGAGGCTTAGATGTGAAGGAGCTTGAACTGGTGATCAATTTTGATGTTCCAAACCACTATGAGGATTATGTTCACCGTGTTGGTCGAACAGGCCGAGCTGGTCGCAAGGGCTGTGCCATCACATTTATTTCCGAGGAGGATGCAAGATATGCACCAGATCTTGTAAAAGCGTTGCAACTCTCTGAGCAAGTTGTTCCTGATGACCTGAAAGCTCTTGCTGATGGCTTTATGGCAAAAGTGAACCAGGGGCTTGAACAAGCCCATGGAACTGGTTATGGTGGAACTGGTTTTAAATTCAATGAAGAGGAGGATGAAAAGAGAATAGCAGCGAAAAAAGCTCAAGCTAAAGAATATGGCTTTGAGGAAGACAAGTCAGATTcggaagatgaagatgaaggGGTTCGAAAGGCAGGTGGTGACATCTCACGCCAGGCTGCCTTTGCTCAGCACTTGGTTGCTATTGCTGCTGCCTCCAAAGGCACTACATCTTCAATACCAACTGCTATCTCAGCTGCTCAATTGCTTCCCCATGGTGGATTACCTGTTTCTCTGCCAGGTGTCATGGGCCTAACACTTCCAGGTGCAGCTACAGTTCTGCCTGGGGCTGGACTACCTGTTGTTAGTAACGATAACACAGTTAAGGCAATTACGGCAGCTTACAACTTGCAGCAGAACCTTGCAAAGATCCAAGCTGATGCAATGCCAGAGCATTATGAAGCAGAGCTGGAGATCAATGATTTCCCCCAAAATGCTCGGTGGAAGGTTACTCACAAGGATACGTTGGTTCCAATTTCTGAATTTTTTGGTGCTGCAATTACTACTAGGGGACAGTATTTTCCACCAGGCCGGATTCCAGGACCAGGAGAACGCAAGCTTTACTTGTTCATTGAGGGCCCTAGTGAAACCTCTGTTAAAAAAGCTAAAACAGAACTAAAACGTGTTTTGGAAGACATCACAAACCAGGCATTATCACTTCCTGGTGGAGCTCAACCAGGGAGATACTCAGTTTTATAA
- the LOC110618616 gene encoding tRNA pseudouridine synthase A isoform X4: MTETAKHSLDSASAESPNRPSKISKVQYFSDDEGGYDEELVESSVVTRTMSPNPRLQRYLVAIEYIGTRFSGSQKQLTCRTVVGVLEEAFHKFIGQPVSISLSSRTDAGVHALSNVCHVDVERISKRKPGEVLPPHEPAVVRRAVNHFLQKNEGDIMVIDVQCVPVDFHARFKAQERTYFYRLLSGPEPLSTFEQNRAWHVPEQLDLVAMQEACKILVGHHDFSSFRASGCQAKSPIRTLDELSVSEVASTPYFPSIVEREKEVLHEEESCCNNFQTDMASGSISDTNMPGASYIEDVGFGIRKRHRCYVVTARARSFLYHQVRLLVGALKSVGTGDLTVSDVERILKAKSVTAASPMAPACGLYLGRVKYDLP, from the exons ATGACGGAAACTGCTAAACACTCTCTAGATAGTGCCTCTGCTGAATCTCCTAACAGACCTTCGAAGATCTCAAAGGTCCAATATTTCAGCGACGACGAAGGCGGCTACGACGAGGAGTTGGTGGAATCGAGTGTTGTCACTAGAACAATGAGCCCAAATCCTAGACTTCAACGCTACTTGGTGGCTATTGAGTATATTGGGACTCGATTCTCGGGTTCCCAGAAGCAGCTTACTTGCAGAACAGTGGTTGGGGTACTAGAG GAGgcttttcataaatttattggTCAGCCAGTATCAATTTCCTTGTCTAGTCGAACT GATGCAGGAGTGCACGCCTTATCAAATGTTTGCCATGTTGATGTTGAACGCATAAGCAAAAGGAAGCCTGGTGAAGTG TTACCACCTCATGAACCAGCGGTAGTTAGAAGAGCTGTGAACCATTTCTTACAG AAGAATGAAGGTGATATTATGGTGATTGATGTTCAATGCGTTCCAGTTGATTTCCATGCCAGATTTAAAGCTCAAGAACGAAC gtaCTTCTACCGCTTGTTATCTGGACCAGAGCCTTTGTCCACCTTTGAGCAAAACCGGGCATGGCATGTACCTGAGCAACTAGATCTTGTTGCTATGCAG GAAGCATGCAAAATTCTTGTTGGACATCATGACTTCAGTTCCTTCAGGGCATCTGGTTGTCAG GCAAAATCACCCATCAGAACTTTAGATGAACTTTCTGTTTCTGAGGTGGCTTCAACTCCATATTTTCCATCAATAGTGGAGAGGGAAAAGGAAGTTTTACATGAGGAAGAATCGTGCTGCAATAATTTTCAGACGGACATGGCTAGTGGATCTATTTCTGACACTAACATGCCAGGGGCCTCCTATATTGAAGATGTAGGATTTGGTATAAGAAAAAGACACCGTTGCTATGTTGTTACAGCACGTGCTCGCTCTTTTCTTTACCATCAG GTTCGCCTGCTTGTTGGTGCACTCAAATCCGTCGGCACTGGGGATCTCACAGTTTCAGATG TGGAAAGAATACTGAAGGCGAAGTCTGTGACAGCGGCAAGTCCCATGGCCCCTGCTTGTGGTCTGTACCTTGGGCGCGTAAAGTACGACCTCCCATGA
- the LOC110618616 gene encoding uncharacterized protein LOC110618616 isoform X1 produces the protein MTETAKHSLDSASAESPNRPSKISKVQYFSDDEGGYDEELVESSVVTRTMSPNPRLQRYLVAIEYIGTRFSGSQKQLTCRTVVGVLEVISNGRYLFARKGKKKFLFFKRSTLCYISGHFREILLCNFRALGSRNQIFLAFQNADLFRGGGGGGVGGEFKQSYIDFSIVEYLVMRVNCVFFFQCKMQEAFHKFIGQPVSISLSSRTDAGVHALSNVCHVDVERISKRKPGEVLPPHEPAVVRRAVNHFLQKNEGDIMVIDVQCVPVDFHARFKAQERTYFYRLLSGPEPLSTFEQNRAWHVPEQLDLVAMQEACKILVGHHDFSSFRASGCQAKSPIRTLDELSVSEVASTPYFPSIVEREKEVLHEEESCCNNFQTDMASGSISDTNMPGASYIEDVGFGIRKRHRCYVVTARARSFLYHQVRLLVGALKSVGTGDLTVSDVERILKAKSVTAASPMAPACGLYLGRVKYDLP, from the exons ATGACGGAAACTGCTAAACACTCTCTAGATAGTGCCTCTGCTGAATCTCCTAACAGACCTTCGAAGATCTCAAAGGTCCAATATTTCAGCGACGACGAAGGCGGCTACGACGAGGAGTTGGTGGAATCGAGTGTTGTCACTAGAACAATGAGCCCAAATCCTAGACTTCAACGCTACTTGGTGGCTATTGAGTATATTGGGACTCGATTCTCGGGTTCCCAGAAGCAGCTTACTTGCAGAACAGTGGTTGGGGTACTAGAGGTGATCTCTAACGGTCGTTATTTGTTTGCGAGAAAAGGGaagaaaaaatttcttttttttaaaagaagtaCCTTATGTTACATTTCTGGGCATTTTCGGGAAATTTTGCTATGTAATTTTCGCGCTTTAGGAAGCAGAAACCAAATTTTTTTAGCTTTCCAAAATGCTGACCTTTTTCGGGggggtgggggggggggggtgggggGGGAGTTCAAGCAGAGCTATATTGATTTTAGTATAGTTGAATATCTTGTGATGAGAGTGAATtgtgttttcttttttcaatgTAAAATGCAGGAGgcttttcataaatttattggTCAGCCAGTATCAATTTCCTTGTCTAGTCGAACT GATGCAGGAGTGCACGCCTTATCAAATGTTTGCCATGTTGATGTTGAACGCATAAGCAAAAGGAAGCCTGGTGAAGTG TTACCACCTCATGAACCAGCGGTAGTTAGAAGAGCTGTGAACCATTTCTTACAG AAGAATGAAGGTGATATTATGGTGATTGATGTTCAATGCGTTCCAGTTGATTTCCATGCCAGATTTAAAGCTCAAGAACGAAC gtaCTTCTACCGCTTGTTATCTGGACCAGAGCCTTTGTCCACCTTTGAGCAAAACCGGGCATGGCATGTACCTGAGCAACTAGATCTTGTTGCTATGCAG GAAGCATGCAAAATTCTTGTTGGACATCATGACTTCAGTTCCTTCAGGGCATCTGGTTGTCAG GCAAAATCACCCATCAGAACTTTAGATGAACTTTCTGTTTCTGAGGTGGCTTCAACTCCATATTTTCCATCAATAGTGGAGAGGGAAAAGGAAGTTTTACATGAGGAAGAATCGTGCTGCAATAATTTTCAGACGGACATGGCTAGTGGATCTATTTCTGACACTAACATGCCAGGGGCCTCCTATATTGAAGATGTAGGATTTGGTATAAGAAAAAGACACCGTTGCTATGTTGTTACAGCACGTGCTCGCTCTTTTCTTTACCATCAG GTTCGCCTGCTTGTTGGTGCACTCAAATCCGTCGGCACTGGGGATCTCACAGTTTCAGATG TGGAAAGAATACTGAAGGCGAAGTCTGTGACAGCGGCAAGTCCCATGGCCCCTGCTTGTGGTCTGTACCTTGGGCGCGTAAAGTACGACCTCCCATGA
- the LOC110618616 gene encoding uncharacterized protein LOC110618616 isoform X2: MTETAKHSLDSASAESPNRPSKISKVQYFSDDEGGYDEELVESSVVTRTMSPNPRLQRYLVAIEYIGTRFSGSQKQLTCRTVVGVLEVISNGRYLFARKGKKKFLFFKRSTLCYISGHFREILLCNFRALGSRNQIFLAFQNADLFRGGGGGGVGGEFKQSYIDFSIVEYLVMRVNCVFFFQCKMQEAFHKFIGQPVSISLSSRTDAGVHALSNVCHVDVERISKRKPGEVLPPHEPAVVRRAVNHFLQKNEGDIMVIDVQCVPVDFHARFKAQERTYFYRLLSGPEPLSTFEQNRAWHVPEQLDLVAMQEACKILVGHHDFSSFRASGCQAKSPIRTLDELSVSEVASTPYFPSIVEREKEVLHEEESCCNNFQTDMASGSISDTNMPGASYIEDVGFGIRKRHRCYVVTARARSFLYHQVRLLVGALKSVGTGDLTVSDEY, from the exons ATGACGGAAACTGCTAAACACTCTCTAGATAGTGCCTCTGCTGAATCTCCTAACAGACCTTCGAAGATCTCAAAGGTCCAATATTTCAGCGACGACGAAGGCGGCTACGACGAGGAGTTGGTGGAATCGAGTGTTGTCACTAGAACAATGAGCCCAAATCCTAGACTTCAACGCTACTTGGTGGCTATTGAGTATATTGGGACTCGATTCTCGGGTTCCCAGAAGCAGCTTACTTGCAGAACAGTGGTTGGGGTACTAGAGGTGATCTCTAACGGTCGTTATTTGTTTGCGAGAAAAGGGaagaaaaaatttcttttttttaaaagaagtaCCTTATGTTACATTTCTGGGCATTTTCGGGAAATTTTGCTATGTAATTTTCGCGCTTTAGGAAGCAGAAACCAAATTTTTTTAGCTTTCCAAAATGCTGACCTTTTTCGGGggggtgggggggggggggtgggggGGGAGTTCAAGCAGAGCTATATTGATTTTAGTATAGTTGAATATCTTGTGATGAGAGTGAATtgtgttttcttttttcaatgTAAAATGCAGGAGgcttttcataaatttattggTCAGCCAGTATCAATTTCCTTGTCTAGTCGAACT GATGCAGGAGTGCACGCCTTATCAAATGTTTGCCATGTTGATGTTGAACGCATAAGCAAAAGGAAGCCTGGTGAAGTG TTACCACCTCATGAACCAGCGGTAGTTAGAAGAGCTGTGAACCATTTCTTACAG AAGAATGAAGGTGATATTATGGTGATTGATGTTCAATGCGTTCCAGTTGATTTCCATGCCAGATTTAAAGCTCAAGAACGAAC gtaCTTCTACCGCTTGTTATCTGGACCAGAGCCTTTGTCCACCTTTGAGCAAAACCGGGCATGGCATGTACCTGAGCAACTAGATCTTGTTGCTATGCAG GAAGCATGCAAAATTCTTGTTGGACATCATGACTTCAGTTCCTTCAGGGCATCTGGTTGTCAG GCAAAATCACCCATCAGAACTTTAGATGAACTTTCTGTTTCTGAGGTGGCTTCAACTCCATATTTTCCATCAATAGTGGAGAGGGAAAAGGAAGTTTTACATGAGGAAGAATCGTGCTGCAATAATTTTCAGACGGACATGGCTAGTGGATCTATTTCTGACACTAACATGCCAGGGGCCTCCTATATTGAAGATGTAGGATTTGGTATAAGAAAAAGACACCGTTGCTATGTTGTTACAGCACGTGCTCGCTCTTTTCTTTACCATCAG GTTCGCCTGCTTGTTGGTGCACTCAAATCCGTCGGCACTGGGGATCTCACAGTTTCAGATG AATACTGA
- the LOC110618616 gene encoding uncharacterized protein LOC110618616 isoform X3 — protein sequence MTETAKHSLDSASAESPNRPSKISKVQYFSDDEGGYDEELVESSVVTRTMSPNPRLQRYLVAIEYIGTRFSGSQKQLTCRTVVGVLEVISNGRYLFARKGKKKFLFFKRSTLCYISGHFREILLCNFRALGSRNQIFLAFQNADLFRGGGGGGVGGEFKQSYIDFSIVEYLVMRVNCVFFFQCKMQEAFHKFIGQPVSISLSSRTDAGVHALSNVCHVDVERISKRKPGEVLPPHEPAVVRRAVNHFLQKNEGDIMVIDVQCVPVDFHARFKAQERTYFYRLLSGPEPLSTFEQNRAWHVPEQLDLVAMQEACKILVGHHDFSSFRASGCQEGFVLKAWLELAQQPNYYSHTTVRQLRLQFPPHVEPSQKKKNATLLSLLSLVIL from the exons ATGACGGAAACTGCTAAACACTCTCTAGATAGTGCCTCTGCTGAATCTCCTAACAGACCTTCGAAGATCTCAAAGGTCCAATATTTCAGCGACGACGAAGGCGGCTACGACGAGGAGTTGGTGGAATCGAGTGTTGTCACTAGAACAATGAGCCCAAATCCTAGACTTCAACGCTACTTGGTGGCTATTGAGTATATTGGGACTCGATTCTCGGGTTCCCAGAAGCAGCTTACTTGCAGAACAGTGGTTGGGGTACTAGAGGTGATCTCTAACGGTCGTTATTTGTTTGCGAGAAAAGGGaagaaaaaatttcttttttttaaaagaagtaCCTTATGTTACATTTCTGGGCATTTTCGGGAAATTTTGCTATGTAATTTTCGCGCTTTAGGAAGCAGAAACCAAATTTTTTTAGCTTTCCAAAATGCTGACCTTTTTCGGGggggtgggggggggggggtgggggGGGAGTTCAAGCAGAGCTATATTGATTTTAGTATAGTTGAATATCTTGTGATGAGAGTGAATtgtgttttcttttttcaatgTAAAATGCAGGAGgcttttcataaatttattggTCAGCCAGTATCAATTTCCTTGTCTAGTCGAACT GATGCAGGAGTGCACGCCTTATCAAATGTTTGCCATGTTGATGTTGAACGCATAAGCAAAAGGAAGCCTGGTGAAGTG TTACCACCTCATGAACCAGCGGTAGTTAGAAGAGCTGTGAACCATTTCTTACAG AAGAATGAAGGTGATATTATGGTGATTGATGTTCAATGCGTTCCAGTTGATTTCCATGCCAGATTTAAAGCTCAAGAACGAAC gtaCTTCTACCGCTTGTTATCTGGACCAGAGCCTTTGTCCACCTTTGAGCAAAACCGGGCATGGCATGTACCTGAGCAACTAGATCTTGTTGCTATGCAG GAAGCATGCAAAATTCTTGTTGGACATCATGACTTCAGTTCCTTCAGGGCATCTGGTTGTCAG GAAGGTTTTGTATTGAAGGCTTGGCTTGAACTGGCTCAGCAACCAAACTATTACAGTCACACCACAGTTAGACAACTTAGACTCCAGTTCCCACCCCATGTCGAACCATCTCAGAAGAAGAAAAATGCTACTCTTTTAAGTCTTCTTTCCTTAGTTATCCTTTGA
- the LOC110618616 gene encoding uncharacterized protein LOC110618616 isoform X5, translating to MTETAKHSLDSASAESPNRPSKISKVQYFSDDEGGYDEELVESSVVTRTMSPNPRLQRYLVAIEYIGTRFSGSQKQLTCRTVVGVLEVISNGRYLFARKGKKKFLFFKRSTLCYISGHFREILLCNFRALGSRNQIFLAFQNADLFRGGGGGGVGGEFKQSYIDFSIVEYLVMRVNCVFFFQCKMQEAFHKFIGQPVSISLSSRTDAGVHALSNVCHVDVERISKRKPGEVLPPHEPAVVRRAVNHFLQKNEGDIMVIDVQCVPVDFHARFKAQERTYFYRLLSGPEPLSTFEQNRAWHVPEQLDLVAMQEACKILVGHHDFSSFRASGCQVLY from the exons ATGACGGAAACTGCTAAACACTCTCTAGATAGTGCCTCTGCTGAATCTCCTAACAGACCTTCGAAGATCTCAAAGGTCCAATATTTCAGCGACGACGAAGGCGGCTACGACGAGGAGTTGGTGGAATCGAGTGTTGTCACTAGAACAATGAGCCCAAATCCTAGACTTCAACGCTACTTGGTGGCTATTGAGTATATTGGGACTCGATTCTCGGGTTCCCAGAAGCAGCTTACTTGCAGAACAGTGGTTGGGGTACTAGAGGTGATCTCTAACGGTCGTTATTTGTTTGCGAGAAAAGGGaagaaaaaatttcttttttttaaaagaagtaCCTTATGTTACATTTCTGGGCATTTTCGGGAAATTTTGCTATGTAATTTTCGCGCTTTAGGAAGCAGAAACCAAATTTTTTTAGCTTTCCAAAATGCTGACCTTTTTCGGGggggtgggggggggggggtgggggGGGAGTTCAAGCAGAGCTATATTGATTTTAGTATAGTTGAATATCTTGTGATGAGAGTGAATtgtgttttcttttttcaatgTAAAATGCAGGAGgcttttcataaatttattggTCAGCCAGTATCAATTTCCTTGTCTAGTCGAACT GATGCAGGAGTGCACGCCTTATCAAATGTTTGCCATGTTGATGTTGAACGCATAAGCAAAAGGAAGCCTGGTGAAGTG TTACCACCTCATGAACCAGCGGTAGTTAGAAGAGCTGTGAACCATTTCTTACAG AAGAATGAAGGTGATATTATGGTGATTGATGTTCAATGCGTTCCAGTTGATTTCCATGCCAGATTTAAAGCTCAAGAACGAAC gtaCTTCTACCGCTTGTTATCTGGACCAGAGCCTTTGTCCACCTTTGAGCAAAACCGGGCATGGCATGTACCTGAGCAACTAGATCTTGTTGCTATGCAG GAAGCATGCAAAATTCTTGTTGGACATCATGACTTCAGTTCCTTCAGGGCATCTGGTTGTCAG GTTTTGTATTGA